A window of the Helianthus annuus cultivar XRQ/B chromosome 4, HanXRQr2.0-SUNRISE, whole genome shotgun sequence genome harbors these coding sequences:
- the LOC110938129 gene encoding uncharacterized protein LOC110938129, with protein sequence MSVGLLDGATILGFIEDDEAFSSSVQDRFAYLDTNHDGILSYSEMLKELQSLRMIETHFGVDVKPDPKELARVYDSSFVQFDRDSNGTVDFEEFKAETKLMLLAMADDLGFLPVQMILDEDSFLKKAVDREDMKLQSGV encoded by the coding sequence ATGAGTGTGGGATTGTTAGATGGTGCCACTATTCTTGGCTTTATCGAAGACGATGAAGCATTCAGTAGTTCGGTTCAAGATCGATTTGCTTACTTGGATACCAATCATGATGGTATCCTCTCCTATTCGGAGATGTTGAAAGAACTACAGTCTCTAAGAATGATTGAAACCCATTTCGGGGTTGATGTGAAACCCGACCCTAAAGAGCTCGCTCGTGTCTATGATTCCTCGTTCGTGCAGTTTGATCGTGATTCGAATGGAACAGTGGATTTTGAAGAATTTAAGGCCGAGACAAAACTAATGTTGCTTGCTATGGCAGATGATCTTGGTTTCTTGCCTGTTCAAATGATTTTAGATGAAGACAGCTTCCTAAAGAAAGCAGTTGATAGGGAGGATATGAAGTTGCAGTCAGGTGTTTGA